In Sphingobacterium zeae, one genomic interval encodes:
- a CDS encoding metal-dependent hydrolase: protein MKATYYGQSCVEFDFDGIKVLMDPFVTYNPLAKEIDINAIKPDYIFLSHGHQDHVADMATIQKNSNATVLAIVETADWVRRQGVPDDKVIEFNLGGTVQLPFGSVKMVYAAHTNSTPDGRYGGFPVGFVFNIKGKRIYFAGDTALTMEMKLLAEMNLDWAFLPIGGHYTMDVDDAVKAAEFVNCARVIGIHYDSFPPITIDKQQALDKFQNADISLSLPEIGTRVEL, encoded by the coding sequence ATGAAAGCGACATATTACGGACAATCTTGTGTGGAGTTTGATTTTGACGGGATAAAGGTGCTTATGGATCCATTTGTCACCTATAATCCACTGGCAAAGGAAATTGATATCAATGCGATTAAACCAGACTATATCTTTTTGAGCCATGGGCACCAGGATCACGTAGCCGATATGGCTACGATCCAAAAAAATAGTAATGCTACTGTTTTAGCGATTGTTGAAACCGCAGACTGGGTCCGCAGACAGGGAGTCCCTGATGATAAAGTTATCGAGTTTAACTTGGGTGGAACTGTGCAGCTGCCTTTTGGTTCGGTAAAGATGGTTTATGCTGCGCATACCAATAGTACACCTGACGGCCGATATGGAGGATTTCCTGTGGGTTTTGTTTTCAATATAAAAGGCAAACGAATTTATTTTGCAGGGGATACGGCTTTAACTATGGAAATGAAACTATTGGCTGAAATGAACCTCGATTGGGCCTTTTTACCGATAGGAGGGCATTATACCATGGACGTGGATGATGCAGTCAAAGCAGCTGAATTTGTGAACTGCGCCCGGGTAATCGGAATCCATTACGACTCTTTTCCGCCAATCACTATCGATAAACAACAAGCATTGGATAAATTCCAAAATGCGGATATATCACTGTCATTACCTGAAATCGGTACGAGAGTTGAGCTTTAA
- a CDS encoding YbaB/EbfC family nucleoid-associated protein, with protein MFDKLFEAQQKAEEIKKRLDSISVSGEVEGGLIRVTATANKEIKEVIIDPVFLSNADKEELEELLVVALNKALVQAENISQAEMQAASKDMLGGLGGLFNK; from the coding sequence ATGTTTGACAAATTATTTGAGGCCCAGCAAAAGGCAGAGGAGATCAAGAAAAGACTGGATTCAATTTCTGTTTCCGGTGAGGTGGAAGGTGGATTAATCCGTGTAACAGCGACGGCAAATAAAGAGATAAAAGAGGTGATTATCGATCCTGTATTTTTATCAAACGCGGATAAGGAAGAACTGGAAGAATTACTCGTGGTTGCTTTGAATAAGGCTCTTGTCCAAGCTGAGAATATCAGTCAGGCTGAAATGCAGGCTGCGAGCAAGGATATGTTGGGTGGACTGGGCGGATTATTTAATAAATAA
- a CDS encoding thymidine kinase, which produces MLFSEHNLALRPAQYGSIEIICGSMFSGKTEELIRRLKRAQYARLNVEIFKPSVDKRYDDKLVVSHDSNSIPSTPVDHSSAILLLSSSTKVVGIDEAQFFDDGLTEVCVKLANSGVRVIVAGLDMDYQGKPFGPIPHLMSVAEHVTKVHAVCMQCGAPANYSYRLTNETATVLLGEKEAYEPRCRHCYFNLTN; this is translated from the coding sequence ATGCTTTTTTCCGAACATAATTTGGCTTTGCGCCCCGCTCAATATGGTAGCATTGAAATTATCTGCGGTTCCATGTTTTCAGGCAAAACAGAAGAATTGATTCGCAGACTAAAACGAGCGCAATATGCACGTCTGAATGTTGAAATATTTAAACCATCCGTTGACAAGCGATACGACGATAAATTAGTCGTTTCACACGATAGTAACAGCATACCCTCTACGCCAGTTGATCATTCTTCCGCTATCCTACTCTTAAGTTCATCAACTAAAGTGGTCGGAATCGATGAGGCACAGTTTTTTGATGACGGTTTGACAGAGGTATGTGTCAAATTGGCAAATAGTGGTGTGAGAGTAATTGTCGCGGGACTCGATATGGATTATCAAGGAAAACCATTTGGGCCAATTCCCCATCTTATGTCGGTAGCCGAACATGTGACAAAAGTGCACGCGGTGTGCATGCAATGCGGGGCTCCGGCAAATTATTCTTATCGCCTGACCAATGAGACAGCAACAGTACTTTTAGGTGAAAAAGAAGCCTACGAACCTCGGTGCAGACATTGTTATTTTAATTTGACTAATTGA